A region from the Dehalococcoidia bacterium genome encodes:
- a CDS encoding AMP-binding protein, protein MTSVDSFLRAREALLSRRENYATACNEFAWPRLDRFNWALDYFDLHARGNDRIALWVVNEDGTESKVSFSEMSERSNRVANFLRSEGVKRGDRALVMLPNIVPLWEVTLALAKLGAVISPATMLLAQSDLQDRVSRGVMRHVIADTTSAMSFENVEGSYNRIVVGGTVPGWTPYANAEGASATFEPDAPTQANDPFLLYFTSGTTSKPKMVLHTHQSYPVGHLSTMYWIGLRPNDIHLNISSPGWAKHAWSCLFAPWNAGATIFLYNQGRFNARKTLDVLVRCKVSTLCAPPTVWRNLILEDMRSYPVSLRELVSAGEPLNPEVIEQVRSAWGLTIRDGYGQTESTCMIGNSPGQPVKIGSMGRPMPGYRMVLLDLEDKEAEEGEISVKLHPAATGLMAGYLDNPERTAELLGGDYFRTSDVARRDADGYYWYIGRADDVFKSSDYRISPFELESALIEHEAVAEAAVVPSPDPMKLSVPKAYIVLKPGVAPSRETALSILRFIRERVAPFKRIRRIEFAELPKTISGKIRRVELRSIEKERRSRNERGPAEFWEEDFPGLK, encoded by the coding sequence CTCTACTCTCCAGGCGCGAAAACTACGCGACCGCCTGCAATGAGTTTGCATGGCCTCGCTTAGACCGGTTCAACTGGGCGCTCGATTACTTTGACCTTCATGCCCGCGGCAACGACCGCATCGCTCTGTGGGTGGTAAACGAGGACGGGACCGAATCGAAAGTCTCGTTCTCGGAGATGAGCGAGCGCTCCAATCGGGTGGCTAACTTCCTTCGATCCGAAGGCGTCAAACGCGGCGATCGGGCGTTGGTGATGCTGCCAAACATTGTTCCTCTCTGGGAAGTCACGCTGGCGCTGGCCAAGCTCGGGGCAGTGATCAGTCCGGCAACCATGCTTCTGGCCCAGAGCGACTTACAGGATCGAGTGAGCCGTGGCGTGATGCGCCATGTGATCGCGGATACAACCAGCGCCATGTCATTTGAGAATGTAGAGGGCTCCTATAACCGCATCGTCGTGGGCGGGACGGTTCCGGGATGGACCCCTTATGCTAACGCTGAGGGTGCTTCCGCCACATTCGAGCCGGACGCGCCGACGCAGGCAAATGATCCGTTTCTACTTTATTTCACCTCCGGCACCACCTCGAAACCCAAGATGGTGCTGCACACGCATCAAAGCTATCCGGTGGGGCACCTCTCGACGATGTACTGGATCGGGCTCCGTCCGAATGATATCCATCTGAACATCAGCTCTCCCGGTTGGGCCAAACACGCCTGGAGCTGTCTTTTCGCGCCCTGGAATGCCGGGGCCACGATTTTTCTCTATAACCAGGGGCGATTCAATGCCAGGAAAACCCTCGATGTGCTGGTGCGATGCAAGGTGAGCACACTTTGCGCGCCGCCTACAGTCTGGCGTAACTTGATTCTGGAAGATATGAGATCTTATCCGGTGAGCCTGCGCGAATTGGTCAGCGCGGGGGAACCGCTCAATCCCGAGGTCATTGAACAGGTTCGCTCGGCCTGGGGCCTGACCATCCGCGACGGCTACGGCCAGACCGAGTCTACCTGCATGATCGGCAATTCGCCCGGCCAGCCCGTCAAGATCGGATCAATGGGTCGTCCTATGCCCGGTTATCGGATGGTTCTGCTCGATCTTGAGGACAAGGAAGCCGAAGAAGGCGAAATCAGCGTTAAGCTCCATCCGGCTGCGACCGGACTCATGGCGGGCTACCTCGATAACCCGGAACGCACCGCAGAGTTGCTCGGCGGCGACTATTTCCGGACCTCCGATGTTGCCCGCCGCGATGCTGACGGCTACTACTGGTACATCGGACGCGCCGATGACGTCTTCAAGAGCTCCGATTATCGGATCAGTCCCTTTGAACTGGAGAGCGCGCTTATCGAACACGAGGCAGTGGCAGAAGCGGCAGTGGTTCCCAGCCCCGATCCGATGAAGCTGAGCGTTCCCAAAGCCTATATTGTACTTAAACCCGGAGTGGCGCCCTCCCGCGAGACGGCGCTTTCCATCCTGCGCTTTATTCGCGAGAGGGTGGCTCCTTTCAAGCGCATCCGCCGCATCGAGTTCGCCGAACTGCCCAAGACGATATCGGGAAAGATCCGGCGCGTAGAGTTGCGGAGCATCGAGAAAGAACGCCGAAGCAGAAATGAGCGCGGGCCAGCCGAATTCTGGGAAGAGGATTTCCCCGGACTTAAATAA